ACTGAAAGGGCTTGATAACCGAAACATACGAATGGCGGGAATATCTTTCGTGCCGGCGTTGATTTTGATATTTCGATTGCGTTTTGCAATCATCTGACTAAGAGGAACTTATGAGCATCGAAAAACAGATCTCGGACACCGGCTACGACATTTCGCCGCTTTCGGCCGATGAACGGACGCGTCTTGCGGCGAATCTTGACCGGGAAGCGTACCGCGTCCTGATCGAGCACGGCACTGAACCCGCATTCTGCGGCAATTTGACCGACAACAAGATGGAAGGCGTCTACCAATGCAAGCTTTGCGGATTGCCTCTGTTTCGTTCGAACGAGAAGTTCAATTCCGGAACCGGTTGGGCGTCATTTTACGCGCCGTTCGACAAGGAACATCTGAAATACGTTCGCGACACCAAGTTCGGGATGGTTCGCACCGAAATCCGTTGCGCCCGCTGCGATGGTCATCAGGGTCACGTATTCCCCGACGGTCCGCCGCCGACCGGCGATCGGTATTGCCTTAATTCGGCGTCGCTCGAATTCGTCGAAACGCCCGATTCCGCTCCGGACATCGAAATTTAGCAGGAGTCGCGGGCCGCCTTCGAAAAACGTCGATTCCGCACCAATCATATGCCTCGCGCCTCGGATCCGAAGTAGTCGCAATTGATTGGCCTCGGTCTTTCGGAATAGTGACAGTGAAAAGCGGATAGTGTGGGCGGACGGCTATCAGAATAAACATTAACTTGCGGCGCTCGGTTTGCCGACAGGATCACCCACCAACGAAATGAGTCGCCTGCGCGACCCATTTCCCTTTTCCCCTTTTTGCCTTCTGCCCTTTCTTTTTCTCACTTCACCCGGTCCTTGAAGCGTTCGAACAATTCCGTGTGGCGGCTTGTCAGAGGAATCATCCGGCCGTTGATGAAAAGGTACTTCACATTCGTCGTCGCTTCGAGAAGATCGCCGTTGGTGACGAC
The DNA window shown above is from Acidobacteriota bacterium and carries:
- the msrB gene encoding peptide-methionine (R)-S-oxide reductase MsrB, giving the protein MSIEKQISDTGYDISPLSADERTRLAANLDREAYRVLIEHGTEPAFCGNLTDNKMEGVYQCKLCGLPLFRSNEKFNSGTGWASFYAPFDKEHLKYVRDTKFGMVRTEIRCARCDGHQGHVFPDGPPPTGDRYCLNSASLEFVETPDSAPDIEI